The following are encoded together in the Drosophila takahashii strain IR98-3 E-12201 chromosome X, DtakHiC1v2, whole genome shotgun sequence genome:
- the Pig1 gene encoding pre-intermoult gene 1 protein, whose translation MKLTKLMLTFLCLGLFVALAVSADTDSDTDVDSTADSDEDSTATTPSAGSTATEASSSSDSSSSSDDSSTSDVDDGSSDDTDTDTDSGSDSDDEESSAPAAPVTKKKKANKSSKKRASNNRKKAANNKKKANNNRKKASNNNRKKKASNNNRKKASGNSNRRRTNNARRRG comes from the coding sequence ATGAAGTTGACAAAGCTAATGCTGACTTTCCTGTGCCTGGGCCTTTTCGTTGCCCTGGCCGTGAGTGCCGATACGGATTCGGATACGGATGTGGATTCGACCGCCGATTCCGATGAGGATAGCACGGCAACCACCCCGTCCGCAGGCAGCACAGCCACGGAGGCTAGCAGCTCCTCGGATAGTTCCAGTTCCTCGGACGACAGCAGTACTTCCGATGTGGATGACGGATCGTCTGACGATACCGATACCGATACCGATTCGGGATCCGATTCGGACGACGAGGAGAGCTCCGCCCCCGCAGCTCCCGTgaccaagaagaagaaggccaACAAGAGCAGCAAGAAGCGGGCCAGCAACAACAGGAAGAAGGCCGCGAACAACAAGAAGAAGGCCAACAACAACCGGAAGAaggccagcaacaacaatcgcAAGAAGAAGGCCTCGAACAACAACAGGAAGAAGGCGTCCGGCAACAGCAACCGGCGAAGGACCAACAACGCCAGGAGGCGTGgttaa